A window from Haloarchaeobius amylolyticus encodes these proteins:
- a CDS encoding SWIM zinc finger family protein has product MSENPLSKLQYLTRVGKRAQYEAFEFELTSTGVRVRNCSHANPGKHEYLVTVNDGVPTACTCPADANYEGACKHRIAVAIRRPVLDSATENQLVADGGARPVEPNSETRSAPDPDCDCDTLPDDSPCWPCYRDGKRNFDD; this is encoded by the coding sequence ATGTCGGAAAATCCACTCTCGAAACTCCAATACCTGACCCGCGTCGGAAAGCGAGCACAGTACGAAGCCTTCGAATTCGAACTGACCTCGACAGGCGTTCGCGTCCGCAACTGCAGCCACGCGAATCCGGGCAAGCACGAGTACCTCGTCACCGTCAACGACGGGGTCCCGACCGCGTGCACCTGTCCTGCCGACGCGAACTACGAAGGAGCCTGCAAGCACCGCATCGCGGTCGCGATTCGACGGCCCGTTCTCGACTCTGCAACTGAGAACCAGCTCGTCGCCGACGGCGGTGCTCGACCAGTCGAACCCAACTCAGAGACCAGGTCTGCACCTGACCCCGACTGCGACTGCGACACCCTTCCCGACGACAGTCCATGCTGGCCGTGCTACCGCGACGGCAAACGCAACTTCGACGACTGA
- a CDS encoding transcription initiation factor IIB, whose amino-acid sequence MATKHIYATGFDESERLPIDLPCPECSGSLERDQRQTYCTECGLVIREYEIDHGPDWFDYQNQESNKHVGSPLTPARHDKGLSSEIGEQRDGMGNRLSGRTRRRFSRLRRHHSQARQPTRRSRNTVRGLIDVRRVTSALGLPTSVRDRAASLFRESQSRGLLPGRSVHSFTAGSVYAACRCFDLPRTLQEVESVARCDRSALRNAYRVMNVELGLEVTAPSPSAFLPRLASEFDISDTTRREAFVLARRLEDAGDVIGRHPAGVAAACLYEAGQQTGERILQKELATEAGVSPPTIRNRREEVREHC is encoded by the coding sequence ATGGCGACCAAACACATCTACGCAACTGGCTTCGACGAATCTGAACGACTTCCAATCGACCTCCCGTGTCCCGAGTGCAGTGGCAGCCTCGAACGCGACCAACGACAGACCTACTGTACCGAGTGCGGGCTAGTTATTCGGGAGTACGAGATCGACCACGGGCCAGACTGGTTCGACTACCAGAACCAGGAGTCGAACAAGCACGTCGGCTCACCTCTGACGCCCGCCAGACACGACAAGGGACTCTCCTCAGAAATCGGGGAACAACGAGACGGGATGGGCAACCGACTTTCCGGGCGGACGAGGCGACGCTTCAGCAGGCTCAGGCGACACCACAGCCAGGCCCGCCAGCCGACGAGGCGGTCACGAAACACTGTCAGAGGGCTCATCGACGTGCGGCGTGTCACGAGCGCGCTCGGGCTTCCAACGAGCGTCCGTGACCGGGCAGCGTCCCTGTTTCGAGAGTCGCAGTCCCGAGGGCTCCTGCCAGGCCGCTCAGTCCATTCCTTCACCGCCGGGAGTGTGTACGCCGCATGTCGGTGCTTCGACTTGCCACGGACACTGCAGGAGGTTGAGAGCGTCGCTCGGTGTGACCGCTCCGCCCTCCGGAACGCCTACCGCGTCATGAACGTCGAGCTCGGCCTTGAAGTGACCGCCCCATCACCCAGTGCGTTCCTCCCACGGCTTGCAAGCGAATTCGATATCTCTGATACCACCCGTCGTGAGGCGTTCGTTCTCGCACGACGGCTGGAAGATGCAGGCGACGTAATCGGGAGACATCCCGCCGGCGTCGCCGCTGCATGTCTCTACGAAGCTGGCCAGCAAACCGGGGAACGCATCCTGCAGAAAGAACTGGCGACCGAAGCCGGTGTATCCCCGCCCACGATTCGGAATCGCCGCGAAGAGGTTCGAGAACACTGCTGA
- a CDS encoding tyrosine-type recombinase/integrase, which yields MTSDPEHQIDVLRQKLENRERDVNDADCEALLRFSDELFLIPSQVGHLRHLKLLRHNVRMAEHAGSLVNALEDEEAAKDIVRWIHRNYDNEETNRDYRVALKQFGRRVTDENGNRPPKSMEWIPSNTSSTYDPAPEPSNMLKWKADVLPMIEATLNPRDAALIAVAWDAGARSGELRSLRLGDVTDYTHGYQITVQGKMGQRSIGLIPSVPFLQRWLEAHPGGHPDDPLWSKLNTPEKPSYNALANILKNAAERAGITKPVTFTNFRKSSASHLASRGMNQAHIEDHHGWTRGSDVASRYVSVFADDSAREVARIHGLEVDDEDEPEPTAPIECPRCHQRTPREKDHCIHCRQAFTKETIVAEQENCKWCGVSITDYPSHIPECAAVSVEDLSE from the coding sequence ATGACTTCAGACCCTGAACACCAGATCGACGTCTTACGACAGAAACTCGAGAATCGAGAACGCGATGTGAATGATGCTGACTGCGAGGCCCTCCTGAGATTCAGTGACGAGCTGTTCCTCATCCCCAGCCAGGTGGGTCACCTTCGCCACCTCAAACTCCTCAGGCACAACGTCAGAATGGCTGAGCATGCTGGTTCCCTCGTCAACGCGCTGGAGGATGAAGAGGCGGCCAAGGATATCGTCCGATGGATTCATCGGAACTACGACAACGAAGAGACGAACCGGGACTACCGGGTCGCGTTGAAGCAGTTCGGACGGCGGGTCACGGACGAGAACGGCAACAGGCCACCCAAATCGATGGAGTGGATCCCATCGAACACGTCGAGCACGTACGATCCAGCTCCTGAGCCGAGTAACATGCTGAAGTGGAAGGCAGACGTCCTACCGATGATCGAGGCAACGCTCAATCCTCGCGACGCCGCTCTCATCGCTGTCGCCTGGGATGCAGGTGCTCGCTCAGGAGAACTCCGGAGTTTGAGACTCGGTGACGTCACCGACTACACTCACGGCTACCAGATCACGGTCCAGGGGAAGATGGGCCAACGCTCAATCGGCCTCATCCCAAGCGTTCCATTCCTCCAGCGCTGGCTCGAAGCACATCCTGGTGGCCACCCCGATGACCCACTCTGGAGCAAACTGAACACACCCGAGAAGCCGAGTTACAACGCTCTGGCGAATATCTTGAAGAATGCCGCTGAACGCGCCGGCATTACGAAGCCGGTGACGTTCACCAACTTCCGAAAGAGCAGCGCCTCGCATCTCGCCTCACGTGGCATGAACCAGGCGCACATCGAAGACCATCACGGCTGGACGCGTGGCAGCGACGTCGCCTCCAGATACGTGTCCGTCTTCGCTGACGACTCAGCCCGAGAAGTTGCTCGCATCCACGGACTCGAGGTCGATGACGAAGACGAACCCGAGCCAACAGCCCCGATTGAGTGCCCCCGGTGCCATCAGCGAACGCCGCGCGAGAAGGACCACTGTATCCACTGTCGACAAGCCTTCACGAAGGAGACAATCGTCGCAGAACAGGAGAACTGCAAGTGGTGTGGTGTCTCGATCACAGACTATCCGAGCCACATACCAGAGTGTGCTGCTGTGAGCGTTGAGGATTTATCGGAGTAA
- a CDS encoding lamin tail domain-containing protein gives MRKTRSWGTVLVVCLVVLAGCAGGPGTTDGTTTGPGEVPETDGTATQTQATANGTLSVHYINVGQSTSILLVGPSNETMLIDTGDWRNHGEYVINYLEAKGITRIDHLVTSHADADHIGGHAAVIETFETKYDGVGAIYDPGIASSSNTYGRYLDAVEKYDVPLYRAGAGDRIPFEGVDVSVIAPPEGYIANEARNENSLSLRVQHGGVSFLFTGDGEEALEEYLLANQRDQLDVTVLKTGHHGSRSSNSAALLDAASPRVAIISSAYDSQYGHPHEEVLQRLADRSVPTYWTATHGSIEIVTDGQTLSIATQQQAPTVATSVRDGSATAPETTGSLTVRDTIAADGSSGQSSGATRTPEQYTATPVATDGGITVDNVHADAEGTESENLNDEYVVFSNDGDAAVDMSGWTVTDAAGNSYTVPDGFTLEAGASVTLHTGSGEDTDTDLYWGSGSPIWNNDGDTVIVQTDNGETVLEEAY, from the coding sequence ATGCGAAAGACGCGGTCCTGGGGGACAGTCCTCGTCGTCTGCCTGGTCGTGCTGGCAGGCTGCGCAGGCGGACCAGGGACCACTGACGGGACAACCACCGGACCAGGTGAAGTACCGGAGACTGACGGCACAGCGACGCAAACACAAGCGACCGCGAACGGAACGCTGAGTGTCCACTACATTAACGTCGGGCAGTCCACGAGTATCCTGCTCGTTGGACCGAGCAATGAGACGATGCTCATCGACACTGGGGACTGGCGGAACCATGGGGAGTACGTCATCAACTATCTGGAGGCGAAGGGAATCACTCGAATCGACCATCTGGTCACGTCCCACGCTGATGCGGACCACATCGGCGGGCACGCAGCTGTCATCGAGACGTTCGAGACGAAGTACGATGGCGTCGGGGCTATCTACGACCCCGGTATCGCCTCGTCGTCGAACACGTACGGCCGATACCTCGATGCTGTCGAGAAGTACGACGTCCCGCTCTACCGGGCAGGTGCTGGTGATCGAATCCCATTCGAGGGCGTCGATGTCTCCGTCATCGCTCCACCTGAGGGGTATATCGCGAACGAGGCTCGCAACGAGAACAGTCTCTCGCTCCGGGTCCAGCATGGCGGTGTCTCGTTCCTGTTCACCGGCGATGGCGAAGAGGCACTTGAGGAGTACCTGCTCGCAAACCAGCGTGATCAGCTCGACGTGACCGTCCTGAAGACGGGCCACCACGGAAGTCGGTCGAGTAACAGTGCGGCGCTGCTCGACGCGGCCTCACCGCGGGTCGCAATCATCTCCAGTGCATACGACTCCCAGTACGGCCACCCACACGAGGAGGTCCTTCAGCGACTCGCTGACCGGTCCGTGCCGACGTACTGGACGGCGACCCACGGGTCGATAGAGATAGTCACCGACGGCCAAACCCTGTCCATCGCGACGCAACAACAGGCACCGACTGTGGCAACCAGTGTTCGGGATGGGTCGGCAACCGCCCCTGAGACTACGGGGTCGCTCACCGTCCGGGACACGATTGCAGCTGACGGTTCGTCGGGGCAATCTAGTGGGGCTACCAGGACACCTGAACAGTACACGGCAACGCCGGTCGCGACTGACGGTGGCATCACGGTCGATAACGTCCACGCCGATGCGGAGGGGACCGAATCGGAGAACCTCAACGACGAGTACGTGGTCTTCAGCAACGACGGCGATGCAGCGGTCGACATGTCGGGGTGGACGGTCACCGACGCCGCTGGGAACAGCTACACGGTCCCTGATGGGTTCACACTGGAGGCTGGCGCATCCGTGACGCTGCATACTGGGAGTGGCGAGGACACTGATACCGACCTCTACTGGGGCAGCGGGTCTCCCATCTGGAACAACGACGGGGACACGGTCATCGTGCAAACAGATAACGGCGAGACAGTCCTAGAGGAAGCATACTGA
- a CDS encoding DUF3006 domain-containing protein, which yields MTEKTYTAVLDRFEEEEAVLLCEEGGEVVEELVIPKAFLPVEGRHQDAIFTLRVGEDDQTVLAYQPVETEERKKKAQSRFDSLSQSLSDRNPDDGK from the coding sequence ATGACCGAGAAGACGTACACTGCGGTACTCGACCGTTTCGAGGAGGAGGAGGCAGTCTTGCTCTGTGAGGAAGGGGGCGAGGTCGTCGAGGAGCTCGTCATTCCAAAAGCGTTCCTCCCGGTGGAGGGCCGACACCAGGACGCGATCTTCACGCTTCGAGTTGGTGAGGATGACCAGACCGTCCTTGCCTACCAGCCAGTCGAGACAGAAGAACGGAAGAAGAAGGCGCAAAGTCGATTCGATAGTTTGTCGCAGTCGCTTTCGGATCGTAATCCAGACGACGGGAAGTGA
- a CDS encoding multicopper oxidase family protein produces MREMKFTRRESVKLGLLTGVGLGAPLGRVAGPVERLVESMNITSPRVEKFEVPLPVPPVLEPTSSDETTDYYEITQQKGTVEILPGYDTTIWGYNGIFPGPTIEAKRGREVVIEQRNELPVPVSTHLHGGVTPPESDGFPTDLILPPDLSVDDLPGHISGTVAGVSHGSKTYRYPNEQRAATLWYHDHRMDFTGPQVYKGLAGFYLIRDDIEDELPLPDGEKEVPLMIADRTFTDDGEMYYPSVDPSLLGDHGVLASTSFGPHTGVFGDTILVNGAPWPRMEVSNTKYRFRVLNASNARAYELALEPSPSEGNSFVQIGSDGGLLSEPIRHDELRVSPAERFDVVIDFSQYPVGSEITLVNRRGEGRVSDVMRFEVVREEEDESEIPAQLAPQLDFPSPGEAETTRRFFFIAGMLGGMSTINNKGYDPERIDAKPRLGATEIWEFDADPAHPIHMHLVHFKVISRNGGPPGPYDAGWKDTVFLDGGTVRVVAKFTPYRGKYVFHCHNLEHEDMMMMANFEVV; encoded by the coding sequence ATGCGAGAGATGAAGTTCACTCGAAGGGAGTCTGTAAAACTCGGCTTGCTGACTGGTGTAGGACTTGGTGCCCCTCTCGGGAGGGTCGCTGGGCCAGTAGAGCGCCTGGTAGAATCGATGAACATAACGAGTCCCCGTGTCGAGAAGTTCGAAGTTCCACTACCTGTCCCTCCAGTTCTAGAACCAACAAGCTCAGACGAAACGACCGACTATTATGAGATTACACAGCAGAAGGGAACAGTCGAAATCCTCCCAGGATACGATACTACAATCTGGGGATACAATGGAATCTTTCCAGGGCCTACTATCGAAGCTAAAAGGGGACGAGAGGTAGTCATCGAACAGCGGAACGAACTCCCTGTGCCGGTCTCAACGCATCTCCACGGTGGGGTGACACCCCCTGAGAGCGATGGGTTTCCAACGGACCTCATCCTGCCACCTGATTTGTCGGTAGACGATTTACCAGGGCATATCTCTGGAACCGTCGCCGGTGTTTCACACGGCTCGAAAACGTACAGGTATCCAAACGAGCAACGAGCAGCAACCCTCTGGTATCACGACCACAGGATGGATTTCACCGGTCCACAGGTGTACAAGGGACTGGCAGGGTTCTATCTCATCCGCGATGACATCGAGGACGAGCTACCGCTTCCAGATGGAGAGAAGGAAGTACCTCTCATGATCGCAGATCGAACGTTCACCGATGACGGTGAGATGTACTATCCATCGGTCGACCCATCGCTGTTGGGTGACCACGGAGTGCTTGCCTCAACGAGTTTCGGGCCGCATACCGGTGTCTTTGGAGACACGATTCTTGTCAACGGGGCACCGTGGCCGCGTATGGAGGTCTCGAACACGAAGTACCGTTTTCGGGTTTTGAACGCCTCCAATGCACGGGCCTACGAACTCGCACTCGAGCCGTCGCCATCGGAAGGGAACTCATTCGTCCAGATCGGCAGCGATGGCGGCCTCCTTTCGGAACCGATTCGTCATGACGAGCTTCGCGTATCTCCTGCCGAGCGCTTCGACGTGGTTATCGACTTCTCGCAGTACCCAGTCGGCTCCGAGATCACACTCGTAAACCGTCGCGGAGAAGGACGTGTGTCGGATGTGATGCGGTTCGAGGTCGTCCGAGAAGAGGAGGACGAGAGTGAAATTCCAGCGCAACTCGCTCCACAACTCGACTTCCCGAGTCCTGGTGAAGCGGAGACGACGCGACGCTTCTTTTTCATCGCGGGGATGCTCGGTGGAATGTCGACGATAAACAACAAAGGGTACGACCCCGAGCGTATCGATGCGAAACCTCGCCTCGGCGCTACTGAGATATGGGAATTCGATGCCGATCCAGCGCATCCGATACACATGCACCTCGTTCACTTCAAGGTGATTTCGCGTAACGGTGGTCCCCCCGGACCGTATGATGCGGGCTGGAAAGACACTGTGTTCCTCGACGGTGGGACCGTGCGGGTGGTTGCTAAGTTCACTCCTTACCGGGGTAAGTACGTCTTCCACTGCCACAATCTCGAACACGAGGACATGATGATGATGGCCAACTTCGAGGTGGTCTGA
- a CDS encoding alpha/beta fold hydrolase — MSEFSEATDCDIGFVLVHGAGFDVWIWEELVSLVDAPMLPVRFPARAAEQPVRDNLQLVDYVEAIVKQIEEWDVSTVILVGHSIGGSICVEVADRLSDCTAGFVGLCAAIPECGQSFMSCLPFHEQVVQRFIMRLVGTKPPERIIKRSLCAELTDEQADDVISRFVPESRHLYTDPVNGSIPNVLRMYIQTQNDESIHPDQQVTSAETLGTNEVITLNSGHLPMLSCPRELASILLQFRDQMGTR, encoded by the coding sequence ATGAGCGAGTTCTCTGAGGCGACCGATTGTGATATCGGATTCGTACTGGTCCATGGCGCTGGATTCGATGTATGGATTTGGGAAGAGTTGGTCTCGCTCGTTGACGCTCCGATGTTACCAGTCAGGTTTCCGGCCCGAGCAGCCGAGCAGCCGGTACGAGACAACCTCCAGTTGGTGGACTACGTGGAAGCCATCGTGAAACAGATTGAGGAGTGGGATGTTTCCACTGTCATTCTCGTTGGTCATTCAATAGGGGGTTCAATTTGCGTGGAAGTCGCAGACCGTCTTTCTGACTGCACCGCAGGGTTTGTCGGTCTGTGTGCAGCCATCCCAGAGTGCGGTCAGTCGTTCATGTCTTGTCTCCCATTCCACGAACAGGTAGTCCAGAGGTTCATAATGCGACTTGTGGGAACGAAGCCACCGGAGCGAATCATCAAGCGGTCTCTCTGTGCAGAGCTGACTGACGAGCAGGCAGACGATGTGATTTCTCGGTTCGTCCCAGAATCACGCCATCTCTATACCGACCCAGTGAACGGCAGTATTCCGAACGTTCTCCGGATGTACATTCAAACTCAAAATGATGAGTCTATCCACCCTGATCAACAGGTAACCAGCGCGGAAACCTTGGGGACTAACGAGGTTATTACGCTCAATTCAGGGCATCTGCCGATGCTTAGCTGCCCAAGAGAGTTAGCGTCTATCTTGCTCCAATTTCGAGATCAGATGGGAACACGGTGA
- a CDS encoding FAD-dependent oxidoreductase codes for MTQSNEDRKALIIGCGVAGPVLAMYLQRVGITPIIYEGRSEPRDEEGFFLNLAKNGTDVLETLGIEDEVLENGHQSNRLVFQNHKQKRLGENPSETVVIKRGLLTKALREAATERGITVEFGKRLVDVQVPHDDMAIAYFEDGTEAHGDFLVGCDGIHSQTRRSMFPNAPEPEYTGIIDSGAFTHNDSIPQSDGVMRMTFGVDGFFGYQKVPTGEIFWFENHERKQAPDRAELETIPQAEWKEKLLHLHKDDHEEVTEIIRSTDGEIGKWPVYDLPALPTWHTKTVCLIGDAAHATSPHVGQGASLAMEDAIVLAKCVRDLENAQDAFERFESLRRDRVEEIVEISRETGNQKAPSNIVARKIRDLILPFFLKRGVENFEKIYSYRVDWAEPV; via the coding sequence ATGACCCAGTCAAACGAAGATCGGAAAGCCCTGATAATTGGCTGTGGCGTGGCTGGCCCGGTTCTCGCAATGTATCTCCAACGAGTCGGCATCACGCCAATCATCTACGAGGGACGGTCAGAACCCAGAGATGAGGAGGGTTTCTTCCTCAATCTTGCAAAGAATGGAACGGATGTTCTGGAAACTCTCGGCATCGAAGACGAGGTCCTCGAAAACGGCCACCAGTCGAATCGCCTGGTTTTCCAGAATCACAAACAGAAAAGACTCGGTGAGAATCCCTCGGAAACGGTTGTGATTAAACGCGGGCTCTTGACCAAGGCCCTTCGGGAAGCAGCCACCGAGCGTGGCATCACGGTGGAGTTCGGAAAGCGTTTGGTAGACGTTCAGGTGCCACACGATGACATGGCGATTGCTTACTTCGAGGACGGTACAGAAGCGCACGGAGACTTCCTCGTCGGCTGTGACGGAATCCATTCACAGACCCGACGCTCGATGTTCCCTAATGCCCCTGAACCAGAGTATACGGGAATAATCGATTCCGGGGCGTTCACGCACAACGATTCGATTCCACAGTCGGATGGCGTGATGAGGATGACGTTTGGCGTGGACGGTTTCTTTGGGTATCAAAAGGTTCCAACGGGAGAGATTTTCTGGTTCGAGAATCACGAGCGGAAGCAGGCTCCTGATCGAGCAGAACTGGAGACCATTCCGCAAGCAGAGTGGAAAGAGAAATTGCTTCATCTTCACAAGGACGACCACGAGGAAGTCACCGAAATCATCCGCTCGACCGACGGTGAAATCGGGAAGTGGCCAGTATACGATCTGCCCGCGCTTCCAACCTGGCATACAAAGACAGTTTGTCTCATCGGTGACGCTGCCCATGCAACGTCTCCCCACGTTGGACAGGGGGCGTCGCTCGCCATGGAAGACGCAATCGTTCTGGCAAAGTGTGTACGGGACCTCGAAAACGCCCAGGACGCGTTCGAGAGGTTCGAATCGTTGCGACGAGACCGGGTCGAAGAGATTGTTGAGATATCTCGAGAGACAGGCAATCAGAAAGCACCGTCAAACATCGTCGCTCGAAAAATACGGGATCTTATTCTTCCATTCTTCCTGAAGCGGGGAGTGGAGAACTTCGAAAAAATCTATTCCTACAGAGTTGACTGGGCCGAGCCGGTGTGA
- a CDS encoding nuclear transport factor 2 family protein — translation MGIKESILELERQLWNADKEFYQDALSEDAVMVFPEPTGILERSAVLESLGGADRWQRIEFDEERLVEVDDDVVQVVYRAVAERSEDGSEYTALVTTTYVEANGSWQLRTHQQTPVGE, via the coding sequence ATGGGCATCAAGGAGTCGATACTGGAACTGGAGCGGCAGTTGTGGAACGCTGACAAGGAGTTCTATCAGGACGCACTCTCGGAGGATGCTGTGATGGTATTTCCCGAACCGACTGGTATACTAGAGCGGTCGGCGGTGCTGGAGTCTCTTGGAGGGGCCGACAGATGGCAGCGTATCGAATTCGACGAGGAGCGACTGGTCGAAGTCGATGACGACGTCGTCCAGGTGGTCTACCGAGCAGTTGCAGAACGCAGTGAGGATGGATCTGAGTACACCGCTCTCGTCACCACGACGTACGTCGAAGCCAACGGGTCGTGGCAACTGCGCACTCACCAACAGACCCCTGTCGGCGAGTAA
- a CDS encoding C45 family autoproteolytic acyltransferase/hydolase produces MISMDEVTLSGTAFEIGHQYGTILREHGFEPPEVTPTQRQFVIDCLPYVERAAPGILDELRGIADAGDWNLERIRAIPIALGWDHGCTVVSLSGEHCADGRQLFGRNYDFSTEFADFATMFRTQPARGFSHVGCSDHWTGRHDGVNEAGLAIGHSFVPHRGLKPGLMFSLAARTVLETCQSVGEAVAFLEDVTHARNTNFLLADGSGAIAVVEASPETVTTSYPQGFGVVTNHFQSDSMTKYEQEDGSRSSSKERQASITEWVESAGSPLSLSDLKQTLSDTETGVCACSTPDESTDVETLWSWAIALDGPEAFLSHGRPDRGPYTSVDL; encoded by the coding sequence ATGATATCCATGGATGAAGTCACCCTTTCTGGTACTGCGTTCGAAATCGGGCACCAATACGGGACTATCCTCAGAGAACATGGGTTCGAGCCACCAGAAGTCACACCCACTCAGAGACAGTTCGTTATAGATTGTCTACCGTACGTCGAGAGGGCTGCACCTGGTATTCTTGATGAGCTCCGTGGCATCGCCGACGCAGGAGACTGGAATCTCGAACGGATCAGAGCAATACCAATTGCGCTCGGCTGGGACCATGGGTGTACTGTCGTCTCACTATCTGGAGAACACTGTGCCGATGGTCGACAGCTATTCGGACGGAACTACGATTTCTCGACGGAATTCGCCGATTTCGCCACCATGTTTCGGACTCAACCTGCGAGGGGGTTTTCCCACGTCGGGTGTTCAGACCACTGGACTGGGCGACACGACGGCGTCAACGAAGCCGGTCTTGCTATCGGCCACAGTTTCGTTCCTCATAGGGGGTTGAAACCGGGGCTGATGTTCTCTCTTGCGGCTCGGACCGTGCTGGAAACGTGCCAATCTGTTGGCGAAGCGGTGGCGTTCCTTGAAGATGTAACACATGCACGAAACACGAACTTTTTGTTGGCTGATGGGTCTGGGGCGATAGCGGTCGTCGAGGCAAGTCCTGAGACAGTTACTACATCATATCCCCAAGGGTTCGGTGTAGTGACCAACCACTTCCAATCAGACTCGATGACTAAGTACGAACAGGAAGACGGTAGTCGCTCGAGTAGTAAAGAGCGGCAGGCGTCGATCACTGAATGGGTAGAATCAGCGGGTTCTCCTCTCTCACTCAGCGACCTGAAACAAACGCTCTCAGACACTGAAACTGGTGTCTGTGCTTGTTCGACACCGGATGAATCGACGGATGTGGAGACGCTCTGGTCGTGGGCGATTGCTCTTGACGGGCCCGAGGCGTTTCTCTCCCATGGTCGCCCTGATCGGGGCCCCTACACAAGCGTTGATTTGTGA
- a CDS encoding ester cyclase, which produces MAVKSSTEQNKAVVTRFVEEVWENGNVDAIDTLFTEDSVLHDPTGDVRGREAFKTYNERYLAAFPDLQYDIEDMIAEGDRVVFRARMRGTHEGEFMGFEPTGQRFDAEGIIIARLEDGMIAERWASYDALGMMRQLGILPDAP; this is translated from the coding sequence ATGGCCGTTAAATCATCAACTGAGCAGAACAAGGCCGTCGTTACTCGTTTTGTCGAGGAGGTCTGGGAGAACGGTAACGTCGATGCGATCGACACCCTGTTCACCGAGGACTCGGTTCTCCACGACCCGACCGGGGATGTTCGCGGCCGGGAGGCCTTCAAGACGTACAACGAACGGTACCTGGCCGCGTTTCCCGATCTTCAATACGACATCGAGGATATGATCGCGGAAGGTGACAGAGTAGTCTTCCGTGCTCGAATGCGGGGTACTCACGAGGGGGAGTTCATGGGCTTCGAACCGACCGGGCAACGCTTCGATGCGGAAGGGATCATCATCGCCCGTCTCGAGGACGGGATGATCGCTGAACGATGGGCGAGTTACGATGCACTCGGCATGATGAGACAACTCGGCATCCTCCCGGATGCCCCGTGA
- a CDS encoding TVP38/TMEM64 family protein, whose amino-acid sequence MKLFATSVSRSQRIALLTTILGVTAIAGYLTHQYSSAILDPTYLREWIGGFGYFAPLVFVLVQVLQVIIAPIPGHIMVLLGGYLFGPVWGTIYSMIGVTIGSGLTFLITKRYGRPFVERVLHENIVSRLDAFVSKAGAPGLLVFFAIPGTPDDAASFLAGLTKIRITTFLVVVVVGRLPAYVLTSFAGESFAAGRHFEAVVILGLIAGVSALAYWFRGDIKRRLVQE is encoded by the coding sequence ATGAAACTGTTCGCTACATCTGTGAGTCGGAGCCAGCGTATCGCGCTACTAACGACCATCCTCGGAGTTACGGCCATTGCAGGGTATCTTACTCATCAATACTCATCGGCGATTCTGGATCCAACGTACCTTCGTGAATGGATTGGTGGTTTTGGATATTTTGCCCCACTTGTATTCGTGCTCGTTCAGGTGCTTCAGGTTATCATCGCACCGATTCCCGGGCACATAATGGTACTGCTCGGAGGGTATCTCTTCGGTCCTGTCTGGGGGACAATCTACAGTATGATCGGGGTGACCATCGGGAGCGGACTTACGTTTCTGATTACGAAGCGATACGGTCGGCCCTTCGTAGAGCGCGTACTCCACGAGAACATTGTTTCAAGACTAGATGCATTCGTCAGTAAGGCTGGCGCGCCTGGATTGTTGGTATTCTTCGCAATCCCGGGTACGCCGGACGACGCTGCCTCATTTCTCGCTGGACTCACGAAAATTCGGATTACCACGTTTCTGGTGGTTGTTGTGGTCGGGAGACTCCCAGCCTACGTCCTGACGAGTTTCGCTGGTGAGAGCTTTGCCGCAGGTCGTCACTTCGAAGCGGTGGTCATCCTTGGATTGATTGCAGGGGTTTCGGCACTTGCTTACTGGTTCCGCGGCGATATCAAGCGCAGACTCGTTCAAGAATGA